CATGATCAAGACAAAGAAAATAACCAAGAAGAAGGTAGAGACTCAAGATGATCTCAAGATCAAGACCGAGTCAAAAACAAAGGAGGCAAAGGAAATAAAGGAGACAGAGTCAGAAACAACGGAGAAGAAACATAGATGTGTATTGAACGAGAATCTGAAGAAGATTTCAAGACCGAACCGTTTTTTACCCGTGACAGTGATCTTGGTTCTAGTCTTCTTGGTGTTTTTTGGACGAACTATTTCGATCATGTGCACTTGTATCGTTTGGTACTTGGTTCCAATGATCAAAGAACAAAGCAGAAAGAAAGGATCAACATACAAGacccaaaagaagaagaagaaaatgaacgAGAGGATGGCTCGTGACCAAAATGTTCTCAAGGAGAAGCTTCCGCACCTGGCTGCTGCTCCTGGTAAAACTCGGTGACGAAAACTGATTAACCTTTGTTCTTTTAATTGTGTTTGAAAGTTCTTTTATTCGTTTCATCTGACATTAACCTTAATTACTTTTTTGTTCCTTGTTATGTGATTTGTTctgtttatattttctaattctAGTGATATGTAATTATTCAAAGGGAGTTGTGGTCTGTAGTTCCTTAATTCATACAGAACTCGTAGAATCT
This genomic interval from Brassica napus cultivar Da-Ae chromosome A6, Da-Ae, whole genome shotgun sequence contains the following:
- the LOC106351166 gene encoding uncharacterized protein LOC106351166; translated protein: MLSPFSSPKRSRKESKESKNPYSNRGLDKFSALLSELDEKRQSIYANRLDSDGPPLVRFVFKSSGECVPVMIKTKKITKKKVETQDDLKIKTESKTKEAKEIKETESETTEKKHRCVLNENLKKISRPNRFLPVTVILVLVFLVFFGRTISIMCTCIVWYLVPMIKEQSRKKGSTYKTQKKKKKMNERMARDQNVLKEKLPHLAAAPGKTR